From one Coffea eugenioides isolate CCC68of chromosome 11, Ceug_1.0, whole genome shotgun sequence genomic stretch:
- the LOC113753059 gene encoding transmembrane 9 superfamily member 2-like, translated as MEESAKFLLISVILMGILSEAKSDAFTHRYEKGDPVPLYANTVGPFRNPSETYPYYCLPFCPTDHWEEKKGTFGEVLNGDRLVSAPYKLDFRVDRESQVLCRKNLTREEVSQFRTVIAQDYYLQMYYDDLPMWAFIGKIANGSPNGSRYFIYTKVHFEIYYNGDHIIEINLRTDPSFKTDLTEDKVIEVEFLYSVKWKETTAPFEERTLKYTHSAILPHHMSIHRSSISYSFWIVLILVGCLVALYVRVLRKDFNNDEELADNQEEAGWKVIHGDVFRYPKHKSFFVAAVGCGTQLFTVVLSIMTLGIMGVFRPYDRGVLRIALVFTYAVTNVISGFSAVSFYHQLEGSNWVWNLLLTGFLFGGPLFLACCFLNAVATIYGSTAALPLGTIVVIFLIWLFLAFPLLLLGGIVGKITKSKFQAPCRTTQCPREIPALRWYRGVLPQMAFAGLLPFSVIYIQLYYIFASVWGHRVYTLYGVLFICFILLVAMTALVSIGFTYLQLAAEDHLWWWRSFLHGGSTALYVYAYCFFYYFERADMSGLMQTSFLFGYMACICYGLFLLLGTVGFFASLLFVRYIYSSIKCD; from the exons ATGGAAGAGTCTGCAAAGTTTCTTCTTATTTCTGTCATTTTAATGGGTATTCTTAGCGAAGCAAAGTCAGATGCTTTCACCCACAGGTATGAGAAGGGAGATCCAGTGCCCCTATATGCCAACACGGTTGGACCATTTCGCAATCCCAG TGAAACTTATCCATATTACTGCCTTCCATTTTGTCCAACAG ATCACTGGGAAGAGAAGAAGGGAACTTTTGGTGAGGTGTTGAATGGAGATCGTCTTGTTTCTGCTCCATATAAGCTTGATTTCAGGGTGGACAGAGAATCCCAAGTTTTGTGCAGGAAAAACTTGACTAGAGAAGAAGTTTCTCAATTTCGAACAGTAATTGCACAGGATTACTACTTACAGATGTATTATGATGACTTGCCAATGTGGGCTTTTATTGGAAAGATTGCTAATGGTAGCCCAAATGGGTCTAGATATTTCATATACACAAAGGTGCATTTTGAAATTTATTATAATGGTGACCACATAATTGAAATTAACCTCCGAACGGATCCCTCATTTAAGACTGACTTAACAGAGGACAAAGTTATTGAGGTGGAGTTCTTGTATAGTGTAAAGTGGAAGGAAACGACCGCTCCATTTGAAGAGAGAACTTTAAAGTACACACATTCTGCCATTTTGCCACATCATATGAGCATCCACCGGTCTAGTATTTCATATTCATTTTGGATAGTTCTCATCTTGGTTGGTTGTCTGGTGGCATTATATGTGCGGGTCCTCAGGAAAGATTTCAATAA TGATGAGGAACTAGCTGATAACCAAGAAGAGGCAGGATGGAAGGTCATCCATGGGGATGTGTTCCGATACCCAAAACACAAGTCCTTCTTTGTTGCAGCAGTTGGTTGTGGCACACAGCTATTTACAGT TGTGTTGTCCATTATGACCTTAGGGATTATGGGTGTATTTCGTCCATATGACCGTGGAGTTCTGAGGATTGCCTTGGTCTTCACATATGCAGTAACAAATGTTATTTCTGGATTTAGTGCCGTTTCATTCTATCATCAACTTGAAGGAAGCAACTGG GTGTGGAATCTGCTTCTAACTGGCTTTCTCTTCGGTGGTCCTCTCTTTCTTGCATGTTGTTTCCTAAATGCTGTTGCAACTATATATGGCTCTACTGCAGCACTTCCCTTGGGTACAATTGTGGTCATTTTTCTTATATGGCTATTTTTAGCTTTCCCATTGCTTTTGCTGGGTGGGATTGTTGGGAAAATCACAAAGTCCAAGTTTCAAGCTCCTTGCCGCACCACACAGTGTCCTAGAGAAATTCCAGCACTCCGTTGGTATAGGGGTGTTCTTCCTCAAATGGCATTTGCAGGATTGCTGCCATTCAGTGTTATCTATATTCAGCTCTATTACATCTTTGCCAGTGTATGGGGTCACAGGGTGTATACATTATATGGTGTACTATTCATTTGCTTCATTCTACTTGTAGCCATGACTGCCCTCGTCTCAATTGGTTTTACATACCTTCAACTTGCTGCTGAAGATCATCTATGGTGGTGGAG GTCATTTCTTCATGGTGGTTCAACTGCCCTCTACGTCTATGCTTACTGCTTTTTCTATTACTTCGAAAGAGCAGATATGAGCGGTCTAATGCAAACCTCTTTTTTGTTTGGCTACATGGCTTGCATCTGCTATGGCCTTTTCCTTCTGTTAGGCACTGTTGGATTCTTTGCTTCTTTACTATTTGTTCGCTACATATATAGTTCTATCAAGTGTGATTGA
- the LOC113752881 gene encoding probable ribosomal protein S11, mitochondrial, protein MNLHRASAGAGLSSSISRAFRPRTASLFCSSGRSLNSLSQNQQATFSGCPDSYKSNVSSCGNTGFSILGSLSQNLASLKVKQTPSLPCALAFRSFIHSGDAKKADTGSISRPGTGSISRPDTGSISRPETGSTYRPDTGSTTRPMDFVRGIIEESGIRGFGGFPLSPYTVEQNADIVHMKLLRNNTFITLTDSKGNRKPGERLSASAGSLPDKGGKVSRYGAEAAAEHVGREARKAGVKSIVVKVNGFTFFKKKRQAIMAFREGFTRGRGDQSPIVYIEDTTRRSHNGCRRPKKRRI, encoded by the exons ATGAATCTTCATCGAGCTTCAGCTGGGGCTGGACTTTCCAGCTCTATTTCTCGGGCTTTCCGACCAAGAACAGCTTCGCTCTTTTGCTCCTCCGGACGCTCATTAAACTCTCTTTCTCAAAACCAGCAAGCTACTTTTTCAG GCTGTCCAGACAGCTACAAAAGCAATGTGAGCAGTTGTGGAAACACTGGGTTCTCTATTTTGGGAAGTTTGAGCCAAAATTTGGCTTCTTTGAAAGTGAAGCAGACGCCATCTTTGCCGTGTGCTCTCGCTTTTCGGAGTTTTATACATTCTGGTGATGCAAAGAAGGCTGATACCGGAAGCATTTCTAGACCTGGTACAGGTAGCATTTCTAGACCTGATACAGGGAGCATTTCTAGGCCCGAGACAGGGAGCACTTATAGACCTGATACAGGGAGCACTACTAGACCAATGGACTTTGTTAGAGGAATTATAGAGGAAAGTGGAATACGTGGATTTGGAGGATTTCCTCTTTCGCCCTATACTGTTGAGCAGAATGCTGATATCGTGCATATGAAGCTGCTTCGAAACAATACTTTTATTACCCTGACAGATTCAAAAGGAAATAGAAAACCTGGAGAGAGACTATCTGCTTCTGCAGGATCTTTGCCAGACAAAGGAGGAAAAGTTTCTCGATATGGTGCTGAAGCGGCTGCAGAACACGTTGGGCGTGAAGCTAGGAAAGCTGGAGTAAAGTCAATTGTGGTGAAAGTTAATGGGTTTACTTTCTTCAAGAAAAAGAGACAAGCAATAATGGCTTTTCGAGAAGGCTTTACACGTGGCCGGGGAGATCAAAGTCCAATAGTCTATATTGAGGATACGACTCGTCGTTCTCATAATGGATGCCGTCGTCCAAAAAAGCGCCGCATATAG